Proteins from one Scleropages formosus chromosome 14, fSclFor1.1, whole genome shotgun sequence genomic window:
- the gtpbp8 gene encoding GTP-binding protein 8 isoform X3, producing MLCLWEASRLPEKKLQDLLFPLAALEGELVRGAGDINLQLFRPSAEDIARAEKLFTPSPKHKIDYFSSAVRMDHVPLISQPEVCFLGRSNVGKSSLIRALFSLAPSVEVRVSKTPGHTKKMNFFTVGRAFTLVDMPGYGYRAPTDFVDMVESYLETRKNLVRTFLLVDGSVGIQEADRVAMEMSDEFGLPFVIVLTKIDKGRKGVLLTNLLQVQEVIKRHTACCYPQPFLVSSTQFSGVHLLRCFIAHVTGNIALMSDAKGS from the exons atgcttTGTCTCTGG GAGGCCTCCAGGCTGCCGGAGAAGAAACTCCAGGACTTGCTCTTCCCCCTGGCTGCTCTGGAGGGCGAGCTGGTCAGGGGAGCAGGTGACATCAACCTCCAGCTGTTCCGGCCCAGCGCCGAAGACATCGCCAGGGCCGAGAAGCTCTTCACCCCATCTCCTAAACACAAGATTGATTACTTCTCCTCGGCCGTGAGGATGGACCACGTCCCGCTGATAAGCCAGCCTGAA GTGTGTTTCCTCGGGAGGAGCAACGTGGGCAAGTCGTCGCTCATCAGGGCTCTGTTCTCCCTCGCCCCCAGTGTGGAGGTCAGGGTCTCTAAGACTCCA GGTCACACAAAGAAGATGAACTTCTTCACGGTGGGAAGGGCGTTCACCTTGGTGGACATGCCAGGATATGGCTACAGAGCCCCCACGGATTTTGTGGACATGGTGGAGTCCTACCTGGAGACCAGGAAAAA TCTGGTGAGGACCTTCCTGTTGGTGGACGGATCTGTGGGAATACAGGAAGCAGAcagggttgccatggagatgagCGACGAATTTGGGCTTCCTTTTGTG ATCGTGCTGACAAAGATTGATAAAGGCAGGAAGGGGGTGCTGTTGACTAACCTTCTGCAGGTGCAGGAAGTCATCAAGAGGCACACTGCCTGCTGTTACCCACAGCCTTTCCTGGTCAG CTCCACCCAGTTCTCAGGGGTCCATCTGCTTCGCTGTTTCATCGCCCACGTGACGGGGAACATTGCCCTGATGAGCGATGCCAAAGGCAGCTGA
- the gtpbp8 gene encoding GTP-binding protein 8 isoform X2 — protein sequence MIVTKAHSLLRPVVLFGTVPWRVTHKLASFQEASRLPEKKLQDLLFPLAALEGELVRGAGDINLQLFRPSAEDIARAEKLFTPSPKHKIDYFSSAVRMDHVPLISQPEVCFLGRSNVGKSSLIRALFSLAPSVEVRVSKTPGHTKKMNFFTVGRAFTLVDMPGYGYRAPTDFVDMVESYLETRKNLVRTFLLVDGSVGIQEADRVAMEMSDEFGLPFVIVLTKIDKGRKGVLLTNLLQVQEVIKRHTACCYPQPFLVSSQGSICFAVSSPT from the exons ATGATTGTGACAAAGGCGCACTCCCTGCTGAGACCCGTGGTTCTGTTCGGGACCGTTCCCTGGCGAGTGACTCACAAGCTGGCCTCGTTCCAGGAGGCCTCCAGGCTGCCGGAGAAGAAACTCCAGGACTTGCTCTTCCCCCTGGCTGCTCTGGAGGGCGAGCTGGTCAGGGGAGCAGGTGACATCAACCTCCAGCTGTTCCGGCCCAGCGCCGAAGACATCGCCAGGGCCGAGAAGCTCTTCACCCCATCTCCTAAACACAAGATTGATTACTTCTCCTCGGCCGTGAGGATGGACCACGTCCCGCTGATAAGCCAGCCTGAA GTGTGTTTCCTCGGGAGGAGCAACGTGGGCAAGTCGTCGCTCATCAGGGCTCTGTTCTCCCTCGCCCCCAGTGTGGAGGTCAGGGTCTCTAAGACTCCA GGTCACACAAAGAAGATGAACTTCTTCACGGTGGGAAGGGCGTTCACCTTGGTGGACATGCCAGGATATGGCTACAGAGCCCCCACGGATTTTGTGGACATGGTGGAGTCCTACCTGGAGACCAGGAAAAA TCTGGTGAGGACCTTCCTGTTGGTGGACGGATCTGTGGGAATACAGGAAGCAGAcagggttgccatggagatgagCGACGAATTTGGGCTTCCTTTTGTG ATCGTGCTGACAAAGATTGATAAAGGCAGGAAGGGGGTGCTGTTGACTAACCTTCTGCAGGTGCAGGAAGTCATCAAGAGGCACACTGCCTGCTGTTACCCACAGCCTTTCCTGGTCAG TTCTCAGGGGTCCATCTGCTTCGCTGTTTCATCGCCCACGTGA
- the gtpbp8 gene encoding GTP-binding protein 8 isoform X1, whose product MIVTKAHSLLRPVVLFGTVPWRVTHKLASFQEASRLPEKKLQDLLFPLAALEGELVRGAGDINLQLFRPSAEDIARAEKLFTPSPKHKIDYFSSAVRMDHVPLISQPEVCFLGRSNVGKSSLIRALFSLAPSVEVRVSKTPGHTKKMNFFTVGRAFTLVDMPGYGYRAPTDFVDMVESYLETRKNLVRTFLLVDGSVGIQEADRVAMEMSDEFGLPFVIVLTKIDKGRKGVLLTNLLQVQEVIKRHTACCYPQPFLVSSTQFSGVHLLRCFIAHVTGNIALMSDAKGS is encoded by the exons ATGATTGTGACAAAGGCGCACTCCCTGCTGAGACCCGTGGTTCTGTTCGGGACCGTTCCCTGGCGAGTGACTCACAAGCTGGCCTCGTTCCAGGAGGCCTCCAGGCTGCCGGAGAAGAAACTCCAGGACTTGCTCTTCCCCCTGGCTGCTCTGGAGGGCGAGCTGGTCAGGGGAGCAGGTGACATCAACCTCCAGCTGTTCCGGCCCAGCGCCGAAGACATCGCCAGGGCCGAGAAGCTCTTCACCCCATCTCCTAAACACAAGATTGATTACTTCTCCTCGGCCGTGAGGATGGACCACGTCCCGCTGATAAGCCAGCCTGAA GTGTGTTTCCTCGGGAGGAGCAACGTGGGCAAGTCGTCGCTCATCAGGGCTCTGTTCTCCCTCGCCCCCAGTGTGGAGGTCAGGGTCTCTAAGACTCCA GGTCACACAAAGAAGATGAACTTCTTCACGGTGGGAAGGGCGTTCACCTTGGTGGACATGCCAGGATATGGCTACAGAGCCCCCACGGATTTTGTGGACATGGTGGAGTCCTACCTGGAGACCAGGAAAAA TCTGGTGAGGACCTTCCTGTTGGTGGACGGATCTGTGGGAATACAGGAAGCAGAcagggttgccatggagatgagCGACGAATTTGGGCTTCCTTTTGTG ATCGTGCTGACAAAGATTGATAAAGGCAGGAAGGGGGTGCTGTTGACTAACCTTCTGCAGGTGCAGGAAGTCATCAAGAGGCACACTGCCTGCTGTTACCCACAGCCTTTCCTGGTCAG CTCCACCCAGTTCTCAGGGGTCCATCTGCTTCGCTGTTTCATCGCCCACGTGACGGGGAACATTGCCCTGATGAGCGATGCCAAAGGCAGCTGA